One Apis cerana isolate GH-2021 linkage group LG15, AcerK_1.0, whole genome shotgun sequence DNA window includes the following coding sequences:
- the LOC107993438 gene encoding cytosolic purine 5'-nucleotidase isoform X3, whose amino-acid sequence MSRENVVDVSNKTGYKVRFPDESNIFHVEPFHRSMVCFSLNHNITITNNHNEQDLDSYNEGGHGIQIDKRELGHRIFVNRSLHLENIKFYGFDMDYTLAEYKSPEYEQLGFTLLKDRLVSLGYPEEIKAFEYDPSFPVRGLWFDSLYGNLLKVDAYGNILVCVHGFEFLKHSQVYELYPNKFLQLDESRVYVLNTLFNLPESYLLACLIDFFTNSRQYIPDRTGVKEGELTMTFKSIFQDVRNAVDWIHLHGNLKTKTMENLDLYVKKDRRLPMFLNRIRESGAKIFLLTNSEYVFTNKIMTYLFDFPHGAKPDEPHRNWKTYFDTIVVDARKPLFFGEGTILRQVDTKTGALKLGTHKGPLHTGEVYSGGSCDVFTELIGAKGKDVLYIGDHIFGDILKSKKIRGWRTFLVVPELVQELHVWTDKCQLFAELQNLDVMLGEMYKNLDSSTKEKPDISKLRTSIRDVTHKMDLAYGMMGSLFRSGSRQTFFSSQVVRYADLYAATFLNLIYYPFSYMFRAPAMLMPHESTVAHEQRFVMETPMISRSRTSKLNDEEEEQNNPTKTLYVDCPSNQIPHARPETPRNVTHTHDEDCSDEDSDSQKANHVRSCTRNSNCK is encoded by the exons ATGAGTCGTGAAAATGTGGTTGATGTATCGAACAAAACTG GGTATAAAGTCCGGTTCCCGGATGAGTCAAACATCTTTCATGTAGAACCCTTTCATCGATCGATGGTTTGCTTTTCTTTAAAtcacaatataacaataaccAACAATCATAACGAACAAGATTTGGATAGTTACAATGAGGGTGGCCACGGCATACAAATAGATAAGCGTGAATTAGGTCAcag AATTTTTGTGAATCGTAGCcttcatttagaaaatatcaaGTTTTATGGCTTCGACATGGATTATACTTTGGCAg AATACAAATCACCAGAGTACGAACAATTGGGTTTTACATTGTTGAAAGATCGTCTAGTATCTCTGGGATATCCAGAAGAAATTAAAGCATTTGAGTATGATCCTAGTTTTCCGGTACGAGGACTATGGTTCGATAGTCTTTATGGAAATCTTCTTAAAGTGGATGCTTATGGAAATATCTTAGTTTGCGTTCAcggttttgaatttttgaaaca TTCACAAGTATATGAGCTTTatccgaataaatttttacaattagatGAATCTAGAGTATATGTGCTCAATACACTATTCAATCTTCccgaatcatatttattagcatgtttgatagatttttttacaaattcgcGGCAATACATACCAGACAGAACAGGGGTAAAAGAAGGAGAACTTACGATGACTTTCAAAAGCATATTCCAAGATGTTCGAAACGCTGTAGATTGGATACATCTTCAcggtaatttaaaaacaaaaacaatggAAAATTTAGATCTATATGTGAAGAAAGACAGGAGACTACCAATGTTTCTTAATAGGATTAGAGAAAGCGgggcaaaaatatttctcttaacaAATAGCGAATACgtttttactaataaaattatgacttATCTCTTCGATTTTCCACATGGTGCAAAg cCTGATGAACCTCATAGAAATTGGAAAACATATTTTGATACTATAGTAGTAGATGCTAGGAAACCACTATTTTTTGGTGAAGGTACAATTTTGCGACAAGTAGATACTAAAACTGGAGCTCTAAAACTTGGCACGCACAAAGGTCCACTCCATACAg GAGAAGTTTATTCAGGAGGCTCGTGTGATGTATTCACCGAATTAATAGGTGCAAAAGGCAaagatgtattatatattggtGATCATATTTTCGGTGATatcttaaaaagtaaaaagattaGAGGATGGAGAACATTTTTAGTAGTACCTGAACTTGTACAAGAACTTCACGTTTGGACCGATAAATGTCAATTATTTGCTGAATTACAAAACTTAGATGTTATGTTAGGTGAAATGTacaa aaatttagatagtagtacaaaagaaaaaccaGATATTTCCAAGCTACGAACATCTATAAGAGATGTTACCCACAAAATGGATTTAGCTTACGGAATGATGGGTTCATTATTTCGTAGCGGGAGTAGACAAACTTTTTTCAGTAGTCAAGTTGTAAGGTATGCTGATCTTTATGCAGCAACTTTCTTAAACCTTATATATTATCCATTCTCGTATATGTTTCGAGCTCCTGCTATGTTg aTGCCTCATGAGAGTACAGTAGCTCATGAACAAAGATTTGTTATGGAAACACCAATGATTAGTCGATCTCGAACATCTAAGCTTaatgatgaagaagaagaacagaaTAATCCTACC aaaacttTGTATGTGGATTGTCCCAGTAATCAAATACCTCATGCAAGGCCTGAAACACCACGTAATGTGACGCATACACATGATGAAGATTGTAGTGATGAGGATAGTGATTCACAAAAAGCAAACCATGTAAGATCATGTACAAGGAACTCTAattgtaaatga
- the LOC107993438 gene encoding cytosolic purine 5'-nucleotidase isoform X5: MELENCNSHGDHISTTLQHENDPSGNKKWYRQASQRIFVNRSLHLENIKFYGFDMDYTLAEYKSPEYEQLGFTLLKDRLVSLGYPEEIKAFEYDPSFPVRGLWFDSLYGNLLKVDAYGNILVCVHGFEFLKHSQVYELYPNKFLQLDESRVYVLNTLFNLPESYLLACLIDFFTNSRQYIPDRTGVKEGELTMTFKSIFQDVRNAVDWIHLHGNLKTKTMENLDLYVKKDRRLPMFLNRIRESGAKIFLLTNSEYVFTNKIMTYLFDFPHGAKPDEPHRNWKTYFDTIVVDARKPLFFGEGTILRQVDTKTGALKLGTHKGPLHTGEVYSGGSCDVFTELIGAKGKDVLYIGDHIFGDILKSKKIRGWRTFLVVPELVQELHVWTDKCQLFAELQNLDVMLGEMYKNLDSSTKEKPDISKLRTSIRDVTHKMDLAYGMMGSLFRSGSRQTFFSSQVVRYADLYAATFLNLIYYPFSYMFRAPAMLMPHESTVAHEQRFVMETPMISRSRTSKLNDEEEEQNNPTKTLYVDCPSNQIPHARPETPRNVTHTHDEDCSDEDSDSQKANHVRSCTRNSNCK; the protein is encoded by the exons AtggaattggaaaattgtaaTTCTCATGGAGATCATATTTCTACTACACTTCAACATGAAAATGATCCtagtggaaataaaaaatggtatCGACAAGCTAGTCAAAG AATTTTTGTGAATCGTAGCcttcatttagaaaatatcaaGTTTTATGGCTTCGACATGGATTATACTTTGGCAg AATACAAATCACCAGAGTACGAACAATTGGGTTTTACATTGTTGAAAGATCGTCTAGTATCTCTGGGATATCCAGAAGAAATTAAAGCATTTGAGTATGATCCTAGTTTTCCGGTACGAGGACTATGGTTCGATAGTCTTTATGGAAATCTTCTTAAAGTGGATGCTTATGGAAATATCTTAGTTTGCGTTCAcggttttgaatttttgaaaca TTCACAAGTATATGAGCTTTatccgaataaatttttacaattagatGAATCTAGAGTATATGTGCTCAATACACTATTCAATCTTCccgaatcatatttattagcatgtttgatagatttttttacaaattcgcGGCAATACATACCAGACAGAACAGGGGTAAAAGAAGGAGAACTTACGATGACTTTCAAAAGCATATTCCAAGATGTTCGAAACGCTGTAGATTGGATACATCTTCAcggtaatttaaaaacaaaaacaatggAAAATTTAGATCTATATGTGAAGAAAGACAGGAGACTACCAATGTTTCTTAATAGGATTAGAGAAAGCGgggcaaaaatatttctcttaacaAATAGCGAATACgtttttactaataaaattatgacttATCTCTTCGATTTTCCACATGGTGCAAAg cCTGATGAACCTCATAGAAATTGGAAAACATATTTTGATACTATAGTAGTAGATGCTAGGAAACCACTATTTTTTGGTGAAGGTACAATTTTGCGACAAGTAGATACTAAAACTGGAGCTCTAAAACTTGGCACGCACAAAGGTCCACTCCATACAg GAGAAGTTTATTCAGGAGGCTCGTGTGATGTATTCACCGAATTAATAGGTGCAAAAGGCAaagatgtattatatattggtGATCATATTTTCGGTGATatcttaaaaagtaaaaagattaGAGGATGGAGAACATTTTTAGTAGTACCTGAACTTGTACAAGAACTTCACGTTTGGACCGATAAATGTCAATTATTTGCTGAATTACAAAACTTAGATGTTATGTTAGGTGAAATGTacaa aaatttagatagtagtacaaaagaaaaaccaGATATTTCCAAGCTACGAACATCTATAAGAGATGTTACCCACAAAATGGATTTAGCTTACGGAATGATGGGTTCATTATTTCGTAGCGGGAGTAGACAAACTTTTTTCAGTAGTCAAGTTGTAAGGTATGCTGATCTTTATGCAGCAACTTTCTTAAACCTTATATATTATCCATTCTCGTATATGTTTCGAGCTCCTGCTATGTTg aTGCCTCATGAGAGTACAGTAGCTCATGAACAAAGATTTGTTATGGAAACACCAATGATTAGTCGATCTCGAACATCTAAGCTTaatgatgaagaagaagaacagaaTAATCCTACC aaaacttTGTATGTGGATTGTCCCAGTAATCAAATACCTCATGCAAGGCCTGAAACACCACGTAATGTGACGCATACACATGATGAAGATTGTAGTGATGAGGATAGTGATTCACAAAAAGCAAACCATGTAAGATCATGTACAAGGAACTCTAattgtaaatga
- the LOC107993438 gene encoding cytosolic purine 5'-nucleotidase isoform X2, with translation MEIIFLLHFNMKMILVEIKNGIDKLVKGYKVRFPDESNIFHVEPFHRSMVCFSLNHNITITNNHNEQDLDSYNEGGHGIQIDKRELGHRIFVNRSLHLENIKFYGFDMDYTLAEYKSPEYEQLGFTLLKDRLVSLGYPEEIKAFEYDPSFPVRGLWFDSLYGNLLKVDAYGNILVCVHGFEFLKHSQVYELYPNKFLQLDESRVYVLNTLFNLPESYLLACLIDFFTNSRQYIPDRTGVKEGELTMTFKSIFQDVRNAVDWIHLHGNLKTKTMENLDLYVKKDRRLPMFLNRIRESGAKIFLLTNSEYVFTNKIMTYLFDFPHGAKPDEPHRNWKTYFDTIVVDARKPLFFGEGTILRQVDTKTGALKLGTHKGPLHTGEVYSGGSCDVFTELIGAKGKDVLYIGDHIFGDILKSKKIRGWRTFLVVPELVQELHVWTDKCQLFAELQNLDVMLGEMYKNLDSSTKEKPDISKLRTSIRDVTHKMDLAYGMMGSLFRSGSRQTFFSSQVVRYADLYAATFLNLIYYPFSYMFRAPAMLMPHESTVAHEQRFVMETPMISRSRTSKLNDEEEEQNNPTKTLYVDCPSNQIPHARPETPRNVTHTHDEDCSDEDSDSQKANHVRSCTRNSNCK, from the exons ATGGAGATCATATTTCTACTACACTTCAACATGAAAATGATCCtagtggaaataaaaaatggtatCGACAAGCTAGTCAAAG GGTATAAAGTCCGGTTCCCGGATGAGTCAAACATCTTTCATGTAGAACCCTTTCATCGATCGATGGTTTGCTTTTCTTTAAAtcacaatataacaataaccAACAATCATAACGAACAAGATTTGGATAGTTACAATGAGGGTGGCCACGGCATACAAATAGATAAGCGTGAATTAGGTCAcag AATTTTTGTGAATCGTAGCcttcatttagaaaatatcaaGTTTTATGGCTTCGACATGGATTATACTTTGGCAg AATACAAATCACCAGAGTACGAACAATTGGGTTTTACATTGTTGAAAGATCGTCTAGTATCTCTGGGATATCCAGAAGAAATTAAAGCATTTGAGTATGATCCTAGTTTTCCGGTACGAGGACTATGGTTCGATAGTCTTTATGGAAATCTTCTTAAAGTGGATGCTTATGGAAATATCTTAGTTTGCGTTCAcggttttgaatttttgaaaca TTCACAAGTATATGAGCTTTatccgaataaatttttacaattagatGAATCTAGAGTATATGTGCTCAATACACTATTCAATCTTCccgaatcatatttattagcatgtttgatagatttttttacaaattcgcGGCAATACATACCAGACAGAACAGGGGTAAAAGAAGGAGAACTTACGATGACTTTCAAAAGCATATTCCAAGATGTTCGAAACGCTGTAGATTGGATACATCTTCAcggtaatttaaaaacaaaaacaatggAAAATTTAGATCTATATGTGAAGAAAGACAGGAGACTACCAATGTTTCTTAATAGGATTAGAGAAAGCGgggcaaaaatatttctcttaacaAATAGCGAATACgtttttactaataaaattatgacttATCTCTTCGATTTTCCACATGGTGCAAAg cCTGATGAACCTCATAGAAATTGGAAAACATATTTTGATACTATAGTAGTAGATGCTAGGAAACCACTATTTTTTGGTGAAGGTACAATTTTGCGACAAGTAGATACTAAAACTGGAGCTCTAAAACTTGGCACGCACAAAGGTCCACTCCATACAg GAGAAGTTTATTCAGGAGGCTCGTGTGATGTATTCACCGAATTAATAGGTGCAAAAGGCAaagatgtattatatattggtGATCATATTTTCGGTGATatcttaaaaagtaaaaagattaGAGGATGGAGAACATTTTTAGTAGTACCTGAACTTGTACAAGAACTTCACGTTTGGACCGATAAATGTCAATTATTTGCTGAATTACAAAACTTAGATGTTATGTTAGGTGAAATGTacaa aaatttagatagtagtacaaaagaaaaaccaGATATTTCCAAGCTACGAACATCTATAAGAGATGTTACCCACAAAATGGATTTAGCTTACGGAATGATGGGTTCATTATTTCGTAGCGGGAGTAGACAAACTTTTTTCAGTAGTCAAGTTGTAAGGTATGCTGATCTTTATGCAGCAACTTTCTTAAACCTTATATATTATCCATTCTCGTATATGTTTCGAGCTCCTGCTATGTTg aTGCCTCATGAGAGTACAGTAGCTCATGAACAAAGATTTGTTATGGAAACACCAATGATTAGTCGATCTCGAACATCTAAGCTTaatgatgaagaagaagaacagaaTAATCCTACC aaaacttTGTATGTGGATTGTCCCAGTAATCAAATACCTCATGCAAGGCCTGAAACACCACGTAATGTGACGCATACACATGATGAAGATTGTAGTGATGAGGATAGTGATTCACAAAAAGCAAACCATGTAAGATCATGTACAAGGAACTCTAattgtaaatga
- the LOC107993438 gene encoding cytosolic purine 5'-nucleotidase isoform X4, protein MNNMDMNSKDIRKISDSDIMKIPRDMIKIIFFEGEVPEILLKAREIAVNRIFVNRSLHLENIKFYGFDMDYTLAEYKSPEYEQLGFTLLKDRLVSLGYPEEIKAFEYDPSFPVRGLWFDSLYGNLLKVDAYGNILVCVHGFEFLKHSQVYELYPNKFLQLDESRVYVLNTLFNLPESYLLACLIDFFTNSRQYIPDRTGVKEGELTMTFKSIFQDVRNAVDWIHLHGNLKTKTMENLDLYVKKDRRLPMFLNRIRESGAKIFLLTNSEYVFTNKIMTYLFDFPHGAKPDEPHRNWKTYFDTIVVDARKPLFFGEGTILRQVDTKTGALKLGTHKGPLHTGEVYSGGSCDVFTELIGAKGKDVLYIGDHIFGDILKSKKIRGWRTFLVVPELVQELHVWTDKCQLFAELQNLDVMLGEMYKNLDSSTKEKPDISKLRTSIRDVTHKMDLAYGMMGSLFRSGSRQTFFSSQVVRYADLYAATFLNLIYYPFSYMFRAPAMLMPHESTVAHEQRFVMETPMISRSRTSKLNDEEEEQNNPTKTLYVDCPSNQIPHARPETPRNVTHTHDEDCSDEDSDSQKANHVRSCTRNSNCK, encoded by the exons atgaATAATATGGATATGAATTCAAAAGATATAAGGAAAATAAGCGATTCCGATATAATGAAGATACCGCGCGAtatgataaagataatattttttgaaggaGAGGTTCCAGAAATATTGCTTAAAGCTCGAGAAATTGCGGTAAACAG AATTTTTGTGAATCGTAGCcttcatttagaaaatatcaaGTTTTATGGCTTCGACATGGATTATACTTTGGCAg AATACAAATCACCAGAGTACGAACAATTGGGTTTTACATTGTTGAAAGATCGTCTAGTATCTCTGGGATATCCAGAAGAAATTAAAGCATTTGAGTATGATCCTAGTTTTCCGGTACGAGGACTATGGTTCGATAGTCTTTATGGAAATCTTCTTAAAGTGGATGCTTATGGAAATATCTTAGTTTGCGTTCAcggttttgaatttttgaaaca TTCACAAGTATATGAGCTTTatccgaataaatttttacaattagatGAATCTAGAGTATATGTGCTCAATACACTATTCAATCTTCccgaatcatatttattagcatgtttgatagatttttttacaaattcgcGGCAATACATACCAGACAGAACAGGGGTAAAAGAAGGAGAACTTACGATGACTTTCAAAAGCATATTCCAAGATGTTCGAAACGCTGTAGATTGGATACATCTTCAcggtaatttaaaaacaaaaacaatggAAAATTTAGATCTATATGTGAAGAAAGACAGGAGACTACCAATGTTTCTTAATAGGATTAGAGAAAGCGgggcaaaaatatttctcttaacaAATAGCGAATACgtttttactaataaaattatgacttATCTCTTCGATTTTCCACATGGTGCAAAg cCTGATGAACCTCATAGAAATTGGAAAACATATTTTGATACTATAGTAGTAGATGCTAGGAAACCACTATTTTTTGGTGAAGGTACAATTTTGCGACAAGTAGATACTAAAACTGGAGCTCTAAAACTTGGCACGCACAAAGGTCCACTCCATACAg GAGAAGTTTATTCAGGAGGCTCGTGTGATGTATTCACCGAATTAATAGGTGCAAAAGGCAaagatgtattatatattggtGATCATATTTTCGGTGATatcttaaaaagtaaaaagattaGAGGATGGAGAACATTTTTAGTAGTACCTGAACTTGTACAAGAACTTCACGTTTGGACCGATAAATGTCAATTATTTGCTGAATTACAAAACTTAGATGTTATGTTAGGTGAAATGTacaa aaatttagatagtagtacaaaagaaaaaccaGATATTTCCAAGCTACGAACATCTATAAGAGATGTTACCCACAAAATGGATTTAGCTTACGGAATGATGGGTTCATTATTTCGTAGCGGGAGTAGACAAACTTTTTTCAGTAGTCAAGTTGTAAGGTATGCTGATCTTTATGCAGCAACTTTCTTAAACCTTATATATTATCCATTCTCGTATATGTTTCGAGCTCCTGCTATGTTg aTGCCTCATGAGAGTACAGTAGCTCATGAACAAAGATTTGTTATGGAAACACCAATGATTAGTCGATCTCGAACATCTAAGCTTaatgatgaagaagaagaacagaaTAATCCTACC aaaacttTGTATGTGGATTGTCCCAGTAATCAAATACCTCATGCAAGGCCTGAAACACCACGTAATGTGACGCATACACATGATGAAGATTGTAGTGATGAGGATAGTGATTCACAAAAAGCAAACCATGTAAGATCATGTACAAGGAACTCTAattgtaaatga
- the LOC107993438 gene encoding cytosolic purine 5'-nucleotidase isoform X6, whose product MWLKDVNDDVLPAAIFVNSRSCVQNEIFVNRSLHLENIKFYGFDMDYTLAEYKSPEYEQLGFTLLKDRLVSLGYPEEIKAFEYDPSFPVRGLWFDSLYGNLLKVDAYGNILVCVHGFEFLKHSQVYELYPNKFLQLDESRVYVLNTLFNLPESYLLACLIDFFTNSRQYIPDRTGVKEGELTMTFKSIFQDVRNAVDWIHLHGNLKTKTMENLDLYVKKDRRLPMFLNRIRESGAKIFLLTNSEYVFTNKIMTYLFDFPHGAKPDEPHRNWKTYFDTIVVDARKPLFFGEGTILRQVDTKTGALKLGTHKGPLHTGEVYSGGSCDVFTELIGAKGKDVLYIGDHIFGDILKSKKIRGWRTFLVVPELVQELHVWTDKCQLFAELQNLDVMLGEMYKNLDSSTKEKPDISKLRTSIRDVTHKMDLAYGMMGSLFRSGSRQTFFSSQVVRYADLYAATFLNLIYYPFSYMFRAPAMLMPHESTVAHEQRFVMETPMISRSRTSKLNDEEEEQNNPTKTLYVDCPSNQIPHARPETPRNVTHTHDEDCSDEDSDSQKANHVRSCTRNSNCK is encoded by the exons ATGTGGCTGAAGGATGTGAATGATGACGTCTTACCGGCTGCGATTTTCGTGAACTCGCGAAGCTGCGTCCAAAACGA AATTTTTGTGAATCGTAGCcttcatttagaaaatatcaaGTTTTATGGCTTCGACATGGATTATACTTTGGCAg AATACAAATCACCAGAGTACGAACAATTGGGTTTTACATTGTTGAAAGATCGTCTAGTATCTCTGGGATATCCAGAAGAAATTAAAGCATTTGAGTATGATCCTAGTTTTCCGGTACGAGGACTATGGTTCGATAGTCTTTATGGAAATCTTCTTAAAGTGGATGCTTATGGAAATATCTTAGTTTGCGTTCAcggttttgaatttttgaaaca TTCACAAGTATATGAGCTTTatccgaataaatttttacaattagatGAATCTAGAGTATATGTGCTCAATACACTATTCAATCTTCccgaatcatatttattagcatgtttgatagatttttttacaaattcgcGGCAATACATACCAGACAGAACAGGGGTAAAAGAAGGAGAACTTACGATGACTTTCAAAAGCATATTCCAAGATGTTCGAAACGCTGTAGATTGGATACATCTTCAcggtaatttaaaaacaaaaacaatggAAAATTTAGATCTATATGTGAAGAAAGACAGGAGACTACCAATGTTTCTTAATAGGATTAGAGAAAGCGgggcaaaaatatttctcttaacaAATAGCGAATACgtttttactaataaaattatgacttATCTCTTCGATTTTCCACATGGTGCAAAg cCTGATGAACCTCATAGAAATTGGAAAACATATTTTGATACTATAGTAGTAGATGCTAGGAAACCACTATTTTTTGGTGAAGGTACAATTTTGCGACAAGTAGATACTAAAACTGGAGCTCTAAAACTTGGCACGCACAAAGGTCCACTCCATACAg GAGAAGTTTATTCAGGAGGCTCGTGTGATGTATTCACCGAATTAATAGGTGCAAAAGGCAaagatgtattatatattggtGATCATATTTTCGGTGATatcttaaaaagtaaaaagattaGAGGATGGAGAACATTTTTAGTAGTACCTGAACTTGTACAAGAACTTCACGTTTGGACCGATAAATGTCAATTATTTGCTGAATTACAAAACTTAGATGTTATGTTAGGTGAAATGTacaa aaatttagatagtagtacaaaagaaaaaccaGATATTTCCAAGCTACGAACATCTATAAGAGATGTTACCCACAAAATGGATTTAGCTTACGGAATGATGGGTTCATTATTTCGTAGCGGGAGTAGACAAACTTTTTTCAGTAGTCAAGTTGTAAGGTATGCTGATCTTTATGCAGCAACTTTCTTAAACCTTATATATTATCCATTCTCGTATATGTTTCGAGCTCCTGCTATGTTg aTGCCTCATGAGAGTACAGTAGCTCATGAACAAAGATTTGTTATGGAAACACCAATGATTAGTCGATCTCGAACATCTAAGCTTaatgatgaagaagaagaacagaaTAATCCTACC aaaacttTGTATGTGGATTGTCCCAGTAATCAAATACCTCATGCAAGGCCTGAAACACCACGTAATGTGACGCATACACATGATGAAGATTGTAGTGATGAGGATAGTGATTCACAAAAAGCAAACCATGTAAGATCATGTACAAGGAACTCTAattgtaaatga
- the LOC107993438 gene encoding cytosolic purine 5'-nucleotidase isoform X1, translating into MCTADAWRIAKTTNYEILPRIMAFRRQRTDGLHTALRTNSSVVFAGQNDSCATYNSTIQQLIMELENCNSHGDHISTTLQHENDPSGNKKWYRQASQRIFVNRSLHLENIKFYGFDMDYTLAEYKSPEYEQLGFTLLKDRLVSLGYPEEIKAFEYDPSFPVRGLWFDSLYGNLLKVDAYGNILVCVHGFEFLKHSQVYELYPNKFLQLDESRVYVLNTLFNLPESYLLACLIDFFTNSRQYIPDRTGVKEGELTMTFKSIFQDVRNAVDWIHLHGNLKTKTMENLDLYVKKDRRLPMFLNRIRESGAKIFLLTNSEYVFTNKIMTYLFDFPHGAKPDEPHRNWKTYFDTIVVDARKPLFFGEGTILRQVDTKTGALKLGTHKGPLHTGEVYSGGSCDVFTELIGAKGKDVLYIGDHIFGDILKSKKIRGWRTFLVVPELVQELHVWTDKCQLFAELQNLDVMLGEMYKNLDSSTKEKPDISKLRTSIRDVTHKMDLAYGMMGSLFRSGSRQTFFSSQVVRYADLYAATFLNLIYYPFSYMFRAPAMLMPHESTVAHEQRFVMETPMISRSRTSKLNDEEEEQNNPTKTLYVDCPSNQIPHARPETPRNVTHTHDEDCSDEDSDSQKANHVRSCTRNSNCK; encoded by the exons TTAATCAtggaattggaaaattgtaaTTCTCATGGAGATCATATTTCTACTACACTTCAACATGAAAATGATCCtagtggaaataaaaaatggtatCGACAAGCTAGTCAAAG AATTTTTGTGAATCGTAGCcttcatttagaaaatatcaaGTTTTATGGCTTCGACATGGATTATACTTTGGCAg AATACAAATCACCAGAGTACGAACAATTGGGTTTTACATTGTTGAAAGATCGTCTAGTATCTCTGGGATATCCAGAAGAAATTAAAGCATTTGAGTATGATCCTAGTTTTCCGGTACGAGGACTATGGTTCGATAGTCTTTATGGAAATCTTCTTAAAGTGGATGCTTATGGAAATATCTTAGTTTGCGTTCAcggttttgaatttttgaaaca TTCACAAGTATATGAGCTTTatccgaataaatttttacaattagatGAATCTAGAGTATATGTGCTCAATACACTATTCAATCTTCccgaatcatatttattagcatgtttgatagatttttttacaaattcgcGGCAATACATACCAGACAGAACAGGGGTAAAAGAAGGAGAACTTACGATGACTTTCAAAAGCATATTCCAAGATGTTCGAAACGCTGTAGATTGGATACATCTTCAcggtaatttaaaaacaaaaacaatggAAAATTTAGATCTATATGTGAAGAAAGACAGGAGACTACCAATGTTTCTTAATAGGATTAGAGAAAGCGgggcaaaaatatttctcttaacaAATAGCGAATACgtttttactaataaaattatgacttATCTCTTCGATTTTCCACATGGTGCAAAg cCTGATGAACCTCATAGAAATTGGAAAACATATTTTGATACTATAGTAGTAGATGCTAGGAAACCACTATTTTTTGGTGAAGGTACAATTTTGCGACAAGTAGATACTAAAACTGGAGCTCTAAAACTTGGCACGCACAAAGGTCCACTCCATACAg GAGAAGTTTATTCAGGAGGCTCGTGTGATGTATTCACCGAATTAATAGGTGCAAAAGGCAaagatgtattatatattggtGATCATATTTTCGGTGATatcttaaaaagtaaaaagattaGAGGATGGAGAACATTTTTAGTAGTACCTGAACTTGTACAAGAACTTCACGTTTGGACCGATAAATGTCAATTATTTGCTGAATTACAAAACTTAGATGTTATGTTAGGTGAAATGTacaa aaatttagatagtagtacaaaagaaaaaccaGATATTTCCAAGCTACGAACATCTATAAGAGATGTTACCCACAAAATGGATTTAGCTTACGGAATGATGGGTTCATTATTTCGTAGCGGGAGTAGACAAACTTTTTTCAGTAGTCAAGTTGTAAGGTATGCTGATCTTTATGCAGCAACTTTCTTAAACCTTATATATTATCCATTCTCGTATATGTTTCGAGCTCCTGCTATGTTg aTGCCTCATGAGAGTACAGTAGCTCATGAACAAAGATTTGTTATGGAAACACCAATGATTAGTCGATCTCGAACATCTAAGCTTaatgatgaagaagaagaacagaaTAATCCTACC aaaacttTGTATGTGGATTGTCCCAGTAATCAAATACCTCATGCAAGGCCTGAAACACCACGTAATGTGACGCATACACATGATGAAGATTGTAGTGATGAGGATAGTGATTCACAAAAAGCAAACCATGTAAGATCATGTACAAGGAACTCTAattgtaaatga